A region of Saccharococcus thermophilus DNA encodes the following proteins:
- a CDS encoding RNA-guided endonuclease TnpB family protein produces the protein MQVLTIKIRFFPDTPKLLRQLCREYIHTVNALIERAEKEGSFPKVTTKDVDAHLPSAVLNQAIRDAKSVSKKMKKEGKRPILKKPVYFVNNQNYTIGEQMIAFPIMLDGKTKKTRFQAIVTERDKNLIQHAKLGLMRIVEKAGKWYAQVSLSIPVTEKKNEKVMGVDLGLKVPAVAVTSNGKTRFFGNGRQNKYIRRKYQQRRRKLGKLKKLSAIRKMNNKEQRIMKDINHKISRQIVNMAIKEEVSVMKLEKLTNIRQTARTSRKNEKHLHTWSFYQLSKFIEYKAKLAGISVVYVDPKYTSQHCPQCGTKNKARDRKYVCRCGYVTHRDRVGAWNIMKAPVADGVA, from the coding sequence GTGCAGGTATTAACGATTAAAATTCGATTCTTTCCAGATACCCCTAAACTTCTTCGTCAGTTGTGCAGAGAATATATCCATACCGTAAATGCTTTAATCGAACGAGCCGAGAAAGAAGGTTCTTTCCCGAAAGTAACGACAAAAGATGTGGACGCCCATCTTCCTTCGGCTGTTCTGAATCAAGCGATTCGTGATGCGAAAAGTGTATCAAAGAAGATGAAAAAAGAAGGGAAGCGCCCCATCCTCAAAAAACCTGTATATTTCGTCAATAATCAAAACTATACCATTGGCGAGCAAATGATCGCATTTCCGATTATGTTGGATGGAAAAACGAAAAAAACAAGATTTCAAGCGATCGTGACAGAGCGGGATAAAAACCTGATCCAACATGCCAAACTTGGGCTGATGCGCATTGTGGAAAAGGCAGGAAAGTGGTATGCACAAGTTTCGTTAAGCATCCCTGTGACCGAAAAGAAAAATGAAAAGGTCATGGGTGTGGATCTCGGACTAAAAGTTCCTGCGGTAGCGGTGACTTCGAATGGAAAAACTCGTTTCTTCGGAAATGGAAGGCAAAACAAATATATTCGCCGTAAATATCAGCAAAGAAGAAGAAAGTTAGGGAAACTCAAGAAGTTGTCCGCTATTCGCAAAATGAACAATAAAGAGCAGCGCATAATGAAAGACATCAACCACAAAATCAGCCGCCAGATTGTCAACATGGCCATCAAGGAAGAGGTTTCGGTTATGAAACTGGAAAAGCTGACGAACATTCGTCAGACGGCAAGAACAAGCCGTAAAAACGAAAAGCACTTGCATACATGGAGTTTTTATCAGCTTTCCAAGTTTATTGAATACAAAGCTAAGTTAGCTGGAATTTCGGTCGTGTATGTGGACCCGAAATACACCTCTCAACATTGTCCGCAATGCGGAACAAAAAATAAAGCCAGAGACCGCAAGTATGTATGTAGGTGTGGGTACGTCACGCATCGGGATCGAGTGGGTGCGTGGAATATCATGAAAGCACCTGTGGCAGATGGAGTAGCGTAA
- a CDS encoding AbrB/MazE/SpoVT family DNA-binding domain-containing protein → MTSTPDKMKTYVYSSTLSSKNQVTIPMKVREVLGAEPGDQVMFVYGENREVTLKVRKKNSLLSLFGSMPPKGDKSALDWDKIRKQARKERISSRWKKEDDTCTF, encoded by the coding sequence ATGACATCAACCCCAGATAAAATGAAGACATATGTTTATTCCTCGACGCTGTCTTCAAAAAACCAAGTAACGATTCCGATGAAAGTGCGGGAAGTACTTGGTGCAGAACCGGGTGATCAAGTAATGTTTGTTTATGGAGAAAATCGAGAGGTGACGTTGAAGGTTAGAAAGAAAAATTCGCTGCTATCATTATTTGGCAGCATGCCGCCAAAAGGAGATAAAAGTGCACTGGATTGGGACAAGATTCGGAAACAGGCGAGGAAAGAACGGATTTCTAGCAGATGGAAGAAAGAAGATGACACATGTACATTTTAG
- a CDS encoding SDR family oxidoreductase, with product MVTKQQATLPPQHQNRQPGLQTEMNPQPVSISETYKGSGKLQNKVAIISGGDSGIGRAVAIHFAKEGADVAIIYLNEHEDAEETKRLVEQEGKTCLLIAGDVGDENFCKQAVKQTIDQFGKLDIVVNNAAEQHPQKSLLNITSQQLEKTFRTNVFGYFYLTKAALPYLQKGSSIINTASITAYEGNEQLIDYSATKGAIVAFTRSLAKSLAGQGIRVNGVAPGPIWTPLIPSTFTSDQVATFGSNTPMKRPGQPGEVAPSYVFLASEESSYITGQMIHVNGGKIVNG from the coding sequence ATGGTCACAAAACAACAAGCAACGCTGCCGCCGCAGCACCAAAACCGCCAGCCCGGACTGCAAACGGAAATGAACCCGCAGCCGGTCTCGATCAGCGAAACGTATAAAGGAAGCGGGAAGCTGCAGAATAAAGTCGCCATCATTAGCGGCGGCGACAGCGGCATCGGCCGGGCGGTCGCGATTCACTTCGCCAAAGAAGGCGCGGATGTAGCGATTATTTATTTAAACGAACATGAAGACGCGGAAGAGACAAAACGGCTTGTCGAGCAGGAAGGAAAAACATGCTTGCTGATCGCTGGCGATGTCGGCGATGAAAACTTTTGCAAGCAGGCGGTCAAACAAACGATCGACCAATTTGGCAAACTAGACATCGTTGTCAACAACGCCGCCGAGCAGCATCCGCAAAAAAGTCTGCTCAACATCACGTCACAGCAGCTGGAAAAAACATTCCGCACGAACGTCTTCGGCTATTTTTATTTGACAAAAGCGGCGCTTCCGTACTTGCAAAAGGGCAGCTCTATTATTAATACGGCGTCGATCACCGCTTACGAAGGCAATGAGCAGTTGATTGACTATTCGGCCACAAAAGGCGCGATCGTCGCCTTTACGCGTTCGCTGGCAAAATCGCTTGCCGGGCAAGGCATCCGCGTCAATGGCGTCGCGCCGGGACCGATTTGGACGCCGCTGATTCCATCGACATTCACAAGCGACCAAGTCGCCACCTTCGGCTCCAACACCCCGATGAAACGGCCGGGACAGCCGGGCGAAGTCGCCCCAAGCTACGTCTTTTTAGCAAGCGAGGAGTCATCCTATATTACGGGGCAAATGATACATGTAAATGGCGGAAAGATTGTCAACGGGTAG
- the adhP gene encoding alcohol dehydrogenase AdhP, translated as MKAAVVEQFKEPLKIKEVKKTTISYGEVLVRIKACGVCHTDLHAAHGDWPVKPKLPLIPGHEGVGIIEEVGPGVTHLKVGDRVGIPWLYSACGHCEYCLSGQETLCEHQENAGYSVDGGYAEYCRAAADYVVKIPDNLSFEEAAPIFCAGVTTYKALKVTGTKPGEWVAIYGIGGLGHVAVQYAKAMGLNVVAVDIGDEKLKLAKELGADLVVNPMKEDAAQFMKEKVGGVHAAVVTAVSKPAFKSAYNSIRRGGTCVLVGLPPEEMPIPIFDTVLNGIKIIGSIVGTRKDLQEALQFAAEGKVKTIIEVQPLEKINEVFDRMLKGEINGRVVLTLEDQ; from the coding sequence ATGAAAGCTGCTGTAGTGGAACAATTTAAGGAACCATTAAAAATAAAAGAGGTGAAAAAAACAACCATTTCATATGGAGAAGTATTAGTCCGCATTAAAGCATGCGGTGTATGCCATACGGACTTGCATGCCGCTCACGGTGATTGGCCAGTAAAACCAAAACTTCCTTTAATCCCTGGTCATGAAGGAGTTGGGATTATCGAAGAAGTAGGTCCGGGTGTTACCCATTTAAAAGTGGGCGACCGCGTTGGAATTCCTTGGTTATATTCTGCTTGCGGACATTGTGAATATTGTTTAAGCGGACAAGAAACATTATGCGAGCACCAAGAAAACGCTGGCTACTCAGTCGATGGGGGGTATGCAGAATATTGTAGAGCTGCGGCAGACTATGTGGTCAAAATTCCTGACAACTTATCGTTTGAAGAAGCTGCTCCAATTTTCTGTGCCGGAGTTACTACCTATAAAGCGTTAAAAGTAACAGGTACAAAACCTGGAGAATGGGTAGCGATCTACGGTATCGGCGGCCTTGGGCACGTTGCCGTTCAATACGCTAAAGCGATGGGACTTAATGTCGTTGCAGTGGATATCGGCGATGAAAAACTTAAACTTGCAAAAGAGCTTGGCGCTGATCTTGTTGTAAACCCTATGAAAGAAGATGCGGCGCAATTTATGAAAGAGAAAGTTGGCGGAGTTCACGCGGCAGTTGTAACAGCTGTATCTAAACCAGCCTTTAAATCTGCGTACAATTCTATTCGCAGAGGCGGTACGTGCGTTCTTGTCGGATTGCCGCCGGAAGAAATGCCTATTCCAATTTTTGATACCGTACTAAACGGAATTAAAATTATTGGCTCTATTGTCGGTACACGGAAGGACTTGCAAGAAGCTCTCCAATTCGCTGCGGAAGGTAAAGTAAAAACCATTATTGAAGTGCAACCTCTTGAAAAAATTAATGAAGTATTTGACAGAATGCTAAAAGGTGAAATTAACGGACGGGTTGTTTTAACGTTAGAAGATCAATAA
- the hxlA gene encoding 3-hexulose-6-phosphate synthase — translation MELQLALDLVNIPEAKELVKEVEEYVDIVEIGTPVIINEGLRAVKEIKQEFPHLKVLADLKIMDAAAYEVMKASEAGADIITILGVAEDLSIKGAVEEAKKQGKKILVDMIGVKNLEERAKEVDEFGVDYICVHTGYDLQAVGKNSLEDLATIKRVVKNAKTAIAGGIKLNTLPEVIKAKPDLIIVGGGITGQEDKRAVAAEMKKMIQQGE, via the coding sequence ATGGAATTACAATTAGCATTGGATCTTGTAAACATTCCAGAAGCGAAAGAGCTGGTAAAAGAGGTCGAGGAGTATGTTGATATTGTAGAAATCGGCACTCCAGTTATTATTAATGAAGGTCTTAGAGCCGTAAAGGAAATCAAACAAGAATTCCCTCACTTAAAAGTATTGGCAGACTTAAAAATCATGGATGCAGCCGCATATGAAGTCATGAAAGCATCCGAAGCTGGTGCTGACATTATCACTATACTTGGAGTTGCTGAAGATTTGTCCATCAAAGGCGCCGTGGAAGAAGCTAAAAAACAAGGCAAAAAAATCTTGGTGGACATGATCGGGGTGAAGAATTTAGAAGAACGAGCGAAAGAAGTAGATGAGTTTGGAGTCGACTATATTTGTGTACACACAGGTTATGATCTTCAAGCAGTCGGAAAAAACTCTCTTGAAGACCTTGCAACAATCAAACGTGTCGTGAAAAACGCAAAAACTGCGATCGCAGGCGGCATTAAATTAAACACATTGCCTGAAGTCATTAAAGCAAAACCTGATCTTATCATTGTAGGTGGCGGTATTACTGGTCAAGAAGATAAACGAGCTGTAGCTGCTGAAATGAAAAAAATGATCCAACAAGGTGAATGA
- the hxlB gene encoding 6-phospho-3-hexuloisomerase: protein MQTTQYLGEIIKELNRTVDFIADEEAEKLVNAILESKKIFVAGAGRSGFMSKSFAMRMMHMGLDAYVVGETITPNLEQDDILIIGSGSGETRSLVSMAEKAKRLGATIALVTISPESTIGQLADITVKLPGSPKDQSDNGYKTIQPMGSLFEQTLLLFYDAIILRCMEKKGLDSNTMFKRHANLE, encoded by the coding sequence ATGCAGACTACGCAATATTTAGGTGAAATCATAAAAGAGTTAAATCGGACAGTCGATTTCATCGCTGATGAAGAAGCTGAAAAATTGGTAAATGCGATTCTCGAATCAAAGAAAATTTTTGTAGCCGGCGCAGGTAGATCTGGATTTATGTCCAAATCTTTTGCGATGCGAATGATGCACATGGGGTTAGACGCTTATGTAGTAGGCGAAACCATAACCCCTAACCTAGAACAAGATGACATTTTGATCATCGGATCGGGTTCAGGGGAAACGAGAAGTTTAGTTTCCATGGCCGAAAAAGCCAAAAGATTAGGTGCAACAATAGCGTTAGTGACCATTTCCCCTGAATCGACCATTGGACAATTAGCTGATATCACGGTCAAATTACCTGGCTCACCTAAAGACCAATCAGACAATGGATACAAAACCATACAGCCGATGGGATCACTATTTGAGCAAACCCTCTTACTATTCTATGATGCTATCATATTAAGATGTATGGAGAAAAAAGGATTGGACTCCAATACCATGTTTAAAAGACATGCCAATCTGGAATAG
- a CDS encoding bis-aminopropyl spermidine synthase family protein: protein MSTIGIAAENRRIDALLLRALYFGPKSYWELMRAAQAQTHQVLKALQSLLEGELVVYDGDRFVITEAGRQQAETLSLERVAEQRCEACAGRGIVLRPPFDRVLAAFQDIVAVRPKATPDFDQGYVTPETTVRRLALMAQRGDLVGRDILLLGDDDLTGIAAALSGLPRRICVLDVDERIITFIRDVARDRGWDHVHAEVYDARDGLPSHFRGQFDVFFTDPVDTIKGLLLFLSRCTEGLRGPGAAGYFGLSYLEASWRKWRHIQQGILDMGYAITDMLGAFQDYLLEDIVALDWARMAPVPVKEPDIPFYVSTVYRLELVEEPQPLFFGRVELGQDLYYDEEFCVPLQE from the coding sequence ATGTCGACAATAGGTATTGCTGCGGAAAACCGTCGGATCGACGCGCTTCTGCTTCGTGCACTCTACTTCGGTCCCAAATCTTACTGGGAGCTGATGCGGGCAGCGCAAGCCCAGACCCACCAGGTGCTGAAGGCCCTGCAGTCGCTCCTGGAGGGCGAACTGGTGGTCTACGACGGCGATCGCTTCGTGATCACCGAGGCGGGGCGTCAGCAGGCGGAAACTCTGAGTCTGGAACGGGTGGCCGAACAGCGTTGTGAGGCTTGCGCGGGTCGCGGCATCGTTCTGCGACCACCTTTCGACCGCGTCCTTGCGGCTTTCCAGGATATCGTGGCCGTGCGGCCCAAGGCGACGCCCGACTTTGACCAGGGATACGTGACGCCCGAGACCACCGTGCGACGGCTGGCCCTGATGGCCCAGCGGGGAGATCTGGTGGGGCGCGACATTCTGCTGCTGGGAGACGACGACCTCACGGGCATTGCGGCCGCGCTCTCGGGGCTGCCGCGGCGCATCTGCGTCCTGGATGTGGACGAGCGCATCATCACCTTCATTCGCGACGTGGCTCGGGACCGTGGTTGGGACCACGTTCACGCCGAAGTTTACGACGCGCGGGATGGACTGCCGTCCCACTTCCGTGGCCAGTTTGATGTGTTCTTCACGGACCCGGTCGACACCATCAAGGGCCTCCTGCTCTTCCTGAGCCGTTGCACAGAGGGGCTGCGTGGGCCCGGTGCCGCGGGCTACTTTGGCCTCTCTTACCTGGAGGCCTCTTGGCGGAAGTGGCGGCATATCCAGCAGGGCATTCTCGACATGGGCTATGCCATCACTGACATGCTGGGCGCCTTCCAGGACTACCTGTTGGAGGACATTGTGGCCCTAGACTGGGCACGCATGGCACCGGTGCCGGTCAAGGAGCCCGATATCCCCTTCTACGTCAGCACCGTCTACCGCCTGGAGCTGGTCGAGGAGCCTCAGCCCCTCTTTTTCGGCCGAGTGGAGCTTGGGCAGGACCTCTACTACGACGAAGAGTTCTGCGTTCCCCTGCAAGAATAG
- the speE gene encoding polyamine aminopropyltransferase, whose translation MELWYTEKQTLDHGITTKIRRTLHHEKTEFQTLDVIETVQFGNMLVLDGMVMTTDVDEFVYHEMITHVAMNTHPNPEHVLVVGGGDGGAIREILKYPSVKTATLAEIDGKVIEASKTYFPKIAGALDDPRVKIEVVDGIKHVEENKGKYDVILVDSTEPVGPAVGLFQKPFYQSIFEALKEDGIMVAQTESPWFNRDLIRRVFKDISSLFPITRLYTASIPTYPSGLWSFTIGSKKYDPMEVDETRFHQVDTRYYHPRMHKALFQLPVFVQELITVERK comes from the coding sequence ATGGAACTGTGGTATACAGAAAAACAAACTCTCGATCATGGAATCACAACCAAGATTCGTCGTACTTTACACCATGAAAAAACGGAATTTCAAACCCTTGATGTAATTGAAACAGTCCAATTTGGCAACATGCTTGTTTTAGATGGCATGGTAATGACTACCGATGTTGATGAGTTTGTATACCATGAAATGATTACCCATGTGGCGATGAATACCCATCCTAATCCGGAACATGTGCTTGTTGTTGGCGGTGGAGATGGGGGAGCCATTCGTGAGATTTTAAAATATCCTTCGGTAAAAACAGCTACTTTGGCAGAGATTGATGGCAAAGTGATCGAAGCTTCCAAAACTTATTTCCCCAAAATCGCGGGTGCTTTAGATGATCCACGCGTCAAAATTGAAGTAGTTGACGGAATTAAACATGTTGAAGAAAACAAAGGAAAATATGATGTGATTTTGGTGGATTCCACCGAGCCTGTGGGACCAGCTGTTGGCTTGTTCCAAAAGCCGTTTTATCAATCGATTTTTGAAGCACTAAAAGAAGACGGAATCATGGTTGCACAAACGGAATCTCCTTGGTTTAACCGTGATCTGATTCGTCGAGTATTTAAGGATATCTCTTCGCTCTTCCCAATTACGCGCCTTTATACTGCGAGCATTCCTACCTATCCAAGCGGGTTGTGGAGCTTTACGATTGGTTCTAAAAAGTATGATCCTATGGAAGTGGATGAGACGAGGTTCCATCAAGTTGATACCCGCTATTATCATCCGAGAATGCACAAAGCCCTTTTCCAGTTGCCTGTGTTCGTGCAAGAGTTGATCACTGTGGAGAGAAAATAA
- a CDS encoding GNAT family N-acetyltransferase codes for MYRKEFYVFDQDRPVPAVIRNYEEKDFPGLIRIQQESFPPPFPSELWWNTEQLKNHVTLFPEGALCVEVNGEIAGSMTGLIVDFDPSHPDHTWEEITDNGYIRNHNPNGNTLYVVDIGVRPAYRKLGLGKWLMLSMYEVVVHLGLERLLGGGRMPGYHKKAHEMTAEQYLEAVVKGELKDPVITFLLRCGRTPVKVVANYLEDEESCNYAALMEWKNPFYRPKS; via the coding sequence ATGTATCGAAAGGAGTTTTACGTCTTTGACCAAGATCGTCCTGTCCCAGCGGTAATCCGAAATTATGAAGAAAAGGACTTCCCTGGCTTAATCCGCATTCAACAGGAAAGTTTTCCTCCACCATTCCCGTCTGAATTATGGTGGAATACGGAACAGCTGAAAAATCATGTTACACTGTTTCCAGAGGGAGCCTTATGTGTTGAGGTGAATGGTGAAATTGCGGGGTCGATGACGGGACTTATTGTTGACTTTGATCCCAGCCATCCGGATCATACATGGGAAGAGATCACGGATAATGGATATATCCGTAACCATAACCCAAACGGGAATACGCTCTATGTTGTTGATATTGGCGTGCGTCCTGCCTACCGCAAATTAGGGCTGGGAAAATGGCTGATGTTATCCATGTATGAAGTGGTTGTTCATTTGGGATTAGAACGGCTGTTAGGCGGAGGGAGAATGCCTGGCTATCATAAAAAAGCTCATGAGATGACAGCGGAACAATATCTCGAAGCTGTAGTAAAAGGCGAATTGAAGGACCCTGTTATTACCTTCCTGCTCCGTTGCGGCCGTACACCTGTTAAAGTGGTGGCGAACTATTTAGAGGATGAAGAATCGTGCAATTATGCAGCACTGATGGAATGGAAAAATCCTTTTTATAGACCAAAATCTTAA
- a CDS encoding carbon-nitrogen hydrolase family protein: MRLRVSAVQYHLHTIQSFEEFAKQVEHYIKTAEEFGADFVLFPEFFTTQLMSIGNQQGQPLTIQDLPDFTEQYRSLFINLAKQTKMHIIGGTHVIRKGGRLYNVAHLFYPDGRVAEQPKLHITPTEVKEWNMSPGESLQVFETDKGTIAMLTCYDIEFPEIVRMAKAKGADVIFCPSCTDDRHGFHRVRYTSHARAIENQVYVVTTGTVGSLPTVDFMRANFGQAAVITPNDIPFPPRGILVEGEINHDMIVTADLDLELLYQVRESGSVTTWRDRRTDLYPDWK, translated from the coding sequence ATGAGACTGAGGGTTTCAGCGGTTCAATATCATCTCCATACCATCCAATCGTTTGAGGAATTTGCCAAACAAGTAGAACATTATATTAAAACAGCGGAAGAGTTTGGAGCGGATTTTGTCTTGTTTCCAGAATTTTTTACCACCCAGCTAATGTCTATTGGCAACCAGCAAGGGCAGCCTTTGACCATTCAAGATCTTCCTGATTTTACAGAACAATATCGGTCTTTATTTATTAATTTGGCTAAACAAACAAAGATGCATATTATTGGAGGAACCCATGTCATCCGTAAAGGCGGACGATTATACAACGTGGCTCATTTATTCTATCCAGACGGAAGAGTCGCCGAACAGCCAAAGCTTCATATCACTCCGACGGAAGTAAAAGAATGGAACATGTCTCCTGGAGAAAGCCTGCAGGTGTTCGAGACCGACAAAGGAACCATTGCGATGTTGACTTGCTATGACATCGAATTTCCAGAAATTGTTCGAATGGCAAAGGCCAAGGGTGCTGATGTCATTTTCTGTCCTTCTTGCACCGATGATCGTCACGGATTTCATCGTGTCCGTTACACCAGTCATGCGAGAGCAATCGAAAATCAAGTCTATGTCGTCACCACTGGTACGGTAGGTTCCCTTCCTACGGTTGATTTTATGCGGGCAAATTTTGGGCAAGCGGCGGTGATTACACCGAACGACATCCCGTTTCCTCCACGCGGCATCTTGGTAGAAGGGGAAATCAACCATGATATGATTGTAACCGCTGATCTCGATTTAGAGCTGTTATATCAGGTTCGCGAAAGTGGTTCCGTCACTACGTGGCGTGATCGGCGCACGGATCTTTATCCGGACTGGAAATAA